TTAGGAGGGTCTCTAAAATGTCTACAATAATGGTTATTAGTACGTATGTTGATGAAATTCCTTTACACGCTGGCGGATTGATAGCAAATCATAGTGAATCAGGTGATAAGGTAATAGTTGTTGTAATGTGTTATCCTGCACGTCCATCAAAACTAGTATATCCTGAAGCTGGAACTAAAGAATCACTTTATGGTCGTTTTAAAACAAAAGAAAATTGGATTGAATCTGTAGCAAGTAGGGAAATAAAAGATATTAAAAAAATATTGGGCATTGAAGAAGTAGTCACACTTGATTATGAATCGTGTAGTGATGATTTATTTGAGAAAGAGATTATCGACAAAATTACTACATTGTTTAATGAATATGAACCAGATGTTGTTGTAACGCATTGGCCTATTGGTGATTATATGGATTTTGTTGCTGCTGGAAGTAGTGTTATGAGAGTATTAATTACTAGAAAATTGGAAAAGATACCACAGGTATATTTTTCAGAAACTCTTACAGGTAAACATACAGTTTGTTTTTCTCCAAACGTATATGTGGATATTAGCAAAAGTATAGAAAAAAAGCAGGAAGCATGCAAACATATATGGGAAGGTAAAAACGAGGAGTATTTCTTTTATCCATATGCGTTACCAATAGCAGAATTTCGTGGCAGAGAGTGTTGTGTGCAGTATGCTGAAGCTTATGTCCAGCTTTATGGAAATTTTGGACACGTGCAGTATCCAAGATACAAATTAGATAAATCATCCAGGAATGCAAAAGTAATGAATAT
The window above is part of the bacterium genome. Proteins encoded here:
- a CDS encoding PIG-L family deacetylase yields the protein MSTIMVISTYVDEIPLHAGGLIANHSESGDKVIVVVMCYPARPSKLVYPEAGTKESLYGRFKTKENWIESVASREIKDIKKILGIEEVVTLDYESCSDDLFEKEIIDKITTLFNEYEPDVVVTHWPIGDYMDFVAAGSSVMRVLITRKLEKIPQVYFSETLTGKHTVCFSPNVYVDISKSIEKKQEACKHIWEGKNEEYFFYPYALPIAEFRGRECCVQYAEAYVQLYGNFGHVQYPRYKLDKSSRNAKVMNMNRTVNLLKRGKFGEGTGPTYPAKKQK